The following are encoded in a window of Rosa chinensis cultivar Old Blush chromosome 4, RchiOBHm-V2, whole genome shotgun sequence genomic DNA:
- the LOC112197789 gene encoding uncharacterized protein LOC112197789, translating to MDLGEVTITKATGKLNESPPENGIVSETPREKKTNDNGVAKVKIGNGAAEANLENGDDDVFFTPMAPPEESEHVKLAVTPKLTEEAEPGILQPHAKLPKPEAPPGLHDPPPPPSPNDDVLDDSQKFGVDMPAIGKLIRRRSNDLSSAFLKKLSSLKDNNFADEFLKPNVTEFHLSGLKVTVRHKSETEQQTQSLKGRISFFSRSNCRDCTAVRSFFKEKGLRFVEINVDVYPQREQELIERTGTSSVPQIFFNEKLFGGLVALNSLRNSGEFDQRLKEMIGSKCPDDAPASPVYGFDDLEEELTDQMIGIVRVLRLRLPIQDRLMKMKIVKNCFAGGEMVEVLIQQLDCGRKQAVEIGRQLARRHFIHHVFGENEFEDGNHFYRFLEHEPFIPKCYNFRGSINDCEPKPAAEVGQRLTKIMSAILESYASDDRHLLDYIGISNSEEFRRYINLVQELHRVNLFELSPNERLAFFLNLYNAMVIHAVIRVGRPQGVIERRSFYNDFQYIVGGYSYSLSYIKNGILRNNRRPPYSLVKPFGTGDSRIELACAKVNPIIHFGLCNGTRSSPTVRFFSPQVIEAELRSAAREFFKSGGMEVNLEKRTVYLTQIIKWFNNDFGQDKDILEWILNYLDPTRAGLLTHLLGDGGPIHISYQNYDWSMNS from the exons ATGGATCTCGGGGAGGTTACAATCACCAAAGCGACCGGAAAACTAAACGAATCGCCGCCGGAGAACGGGATTGTATCAGAAACTCCcagagagaagaaaacaaatgaTAATGGCGTAGCCAAGGTTAAAATTGGGAATGGAGCAGCAGAAGCAAACCTGGAGAACGGCGACGACGACGTCTTTTTTACTCCAATGGCTCCCCCGGAAGAGTCGGAGCACGTGAAATTAGCCGTTACGCCCAAATTAACAGAAGAGGCGGAACCAGGGATCCTCCAACCTCATGCAAAGCTCCCGAAGCCCGAGGCACCGCCTGGCCTTCAtgaccctcctcctcctccttccccAAACGACGACGTTTTGGACGACAGCCAGAAATTCGGCGTGGACATGCCGGCGATAGGGAAGCTCATCCGGAGGAGAAGCAACGATCTCTCCTCGGCGTTCCTGAAGAAGCTGTCGTCGCTCAAGGACAACAATTTCGCCGACGAGTTTTTGAAGCCGAATGTAACCGAGTTCCATCTCTCCGGCCTCAAGGTGACGGTGAGGCACAAGAGCGAGACGGAGCAGCAAACGCAGAGTCTCAAAGGTCGGATCAGCTTCTTCTCCAGGTCCAATTGCCGGGACTGCACGGCGGTCAGGAGCTTTTTCAAAGAGAAAGGACTCAGATTCGTGGAGATAAACGTCGACGTTTATCCTCAGAGAGAGCAAGAGCTGATCGAGAGGACCGGTACGTCGTCGGTGCCTCAGATTTTCTTCAACGAGAAGCTATTCGGCGGTTTGGTGGCGCTGAATTCGCTGAGGAACAGCGGCGAGTTTGACCAACGGTTGAAGGAAATGATCGGGTCGAAATGCCCCGACGACGCGCCCGCTTCCCCTGTTTACGGGTTTGATGATCTCGAGGAGGAATTGACGGACCAGATGATAGGGATCGTGAGGGTGTTGAGGCTGAGATTGCCGATTCAGGACCgtctgatgaagatgaagatcgTGAAGAACTGCTTCGCCGGCGGCGAGATGGTGGAGGTCCTCATTCAGCAGTTGGACTGTGGCCGTAAACAG GCGGTTGAGATTGGAAGGCAACTGGCTAGGAGGCACTTCATTCATCACGTCTTTGG AGAAAATGAGTTTGAAGATGGAAACCATTTTTATCGATTCCTTGAGCATGAACCATTTATCCCCAAATGCTATAATTTCCGAGGATCCATAAATGACTGTGAGCCCAAGCCTGCAGCTGAAGTTGGCCAAAGGCTCACCAAGATCATGTCAGCTATACTTGAGTCCTATGCCTCTGATGACAGGCACCTACTTGATTACATTGGCATAAGTAACAGTGAGGAATTCCGAAG GTACATAAATTTGGTTCAAGAGCTTCACCGAGTAAACCTTTTTGAACTCTCGCCAAATGAGAGGCTAGCCTTCTTCTTGAACCTGTACAATGCCATGGTCATACATGCAGTTATCAGGGTAGGGCGTCCACAAGGTGTCATTGAAAGGAGATCCTTTTACAATGACTTCCAGTATATAGTTGGAGGTTATTCTTATTCCCTTAGTTACATCAAAAATGGCATCCTTAGAAACAACAGGAGACCTCCTTATTCCCTAGTCAAGCCATTTGGCACTGGAGACAGCCGCATAGAG CTTGCTTGTGCTAAAGTGAATCCAATAATCCACTTTGGACTGTGCAATGGGACAAGGTCAAGCCCGACAGTAAGGTTCTTCTCACCCCAAGTAATCGAAGCTGAATTAAGATCTGCAGCAAGGGAGTTCTTTAAGAGTGGTGGAATGGAGGTGAACTTGGAGAAGAGGACTGTGTATCTCACCCAAATCATCAAATG GTTCAATAATGATTTTGGACAAGATAAAGACATTTTAGAGTGGATCCTGAATTACTTGGACCCAACTAGAGCAGGTCTTTTGACACATCTGTTGGGTGATGGAGGACCTATACATATTTCTTACCAGAACTATGATTGGTCCATGAACTCTTGA